Sequence from the Thiomonas sp. X19 genome:
TGAGACCCCCAAGCTGCGCGTCTTGCCCGCGATGACCCCGCGGGCTGCGATGCTCGCCAAAATCCAAGGCGGTTTTGCAAAGTGTGATGTGGCAAGGCAGGCACGGTTTCTGGGTGGCTTGATTGGGCACGGCGAAAGCAACTCCCTTCGGCACAACCTGTTCGCCGCTCCTGGACCGTTTTGGTGCATCCTGCGGGGTTTTCTCGAGGTCTCGCCCTCGCCAGGTGTGCGCGCCGACCTCGGGCCGGGGCACAATGCGTCCTTGTCCATCACTGCTGTGCCCCCCGTGCAACCTCACACATCCTGAGTTGTGTGCGGCGGCTGCAGAGCCTGGGCATTCTGGTGACCGGCACCAGGGCAGGGCGGCGGCTGACGTGGGACCTGGATGCGGTGTTTGGGGTGGGGTTGACCGCACGGCGCCTGCGGCATCACCGCGCCGTGCTGCGGTTGTGGGCCCAGGCCGAAATCGAAGCTCCTTGGCGCGATCCGCTGACGCGCGATCTGCTCGATGGGATGAATGACATTGAGCGCGCGCTGGCCGCCAAGGCTGGCCCGCGGCTTGCTACGCTGGTGGCCTGAACCTTGCCGGTGTGCTTTGCTGACCCTCATCCATGCCACTGCCCAATCCCACCGCTCTCCTGTCCAGTCATGCCGGCCTAGTGACCGCCCTGCAGATCGTTGCCGTGGTCTGTGGTCTGCTGGGACAGTTGCTGCTGGCCTTGAAACGCCGCAGCGCTTTCTGGATCTGGGGTCGTCTCAGAAAACGGAAAATAAAGCACGTTAAGCCGGTTGCAGCGGCCGTAGGGGCCTGAACTTGCTTGTGCCGACCTTGGCGCTGCTGCGCCACAGGTAATCGCCAGTCAGGTTGATGTGCTCCCAGCCCAGCGGCGACAGGTACTGCAACAGCGCCTCATCGACGGCATGGCCGTTGCCACGCAAGGCGTGCGCTGCGCGCTCCAGGTAGACCGTGTTCCACAACACGACAGCCGCCGTCACCAGGTTGAGGCCACTGGCCCGGTAGCGTTGCTGCTCGAAACTGCGGTCGCGGATTTCGCCCAGCCGGTTGAAGAACACCGCCCTGGCGAGCGCGTTGCGGGCTTCGCCCTTGTTCAACCCGGCATGCACGCGACGGCGCAGTTCCACGCTTTGCAGCCAGTCCAGGATGAACAATGTGCGCTCGATGCGGCCCAGCTCGCGCAGGGCCACGGCCAGGCCGTTCTGGCGCGGGTAGCTTCCGAGTTTCCTGAGCATCAGCGAAGCCGTCACCGTGCCTTGCTTAATCGAGGTGGCCAGCCGTAGGATTTCATCCCAATGCGCGCGGACATGCTTGATGTTGAGCGTGCCGCCGATCATCGGCTTGAGCGCGTCATAGGTCGCATCGCCCTTTGGGATGTAAAGCTTGGTGTCTCCCAGGTCGCGGATACGCGGCGCGAAGCGGAAGCCCAGCAGGTGCATCAGCGCAAAAACGTGATCGGTGAAGCCCGCCGTGTCGGTGTAGTGCTCCTCGATGCGTAGGTCGGACTCGTGGTACAGCAGGCCATCGAGCACATAGGTCGAGTCGCGCACGCCGACATTGACCACCTTGGTATGGAACGGCGCGTACTGGTCGGAGATGTGAGTGTAGAACGTCCGTCCTGGGCTGCTGCCGTACTTCGGGTTGATGTGCCCGGTGCTCTCGGCCTTGCTGCTGGTTTTGAAGTTCTGGCCGTCCGACGATGACGTGGTGCCGTCGCCCCAGTGCTCGGCGAAGGGATGCCGGAATTGGGCGTTGACCAATTCAGCCAGCGCTGTCGAATAGGTTTCGTCGCGGGTATGCCAGGCTTGCAGCCAGGCGAGCTTGGCGTAGGTCGTGCCGGGGCAGGACTCGGCCATCTTGGTCAGGCCCAGGTTGATCGCATCGGCCAGGATCGTGGTCAGCAGCAAGTTTTTGTCCTTGGCCAGATCGCCCGATTTCAGGTGCGTGAAGTGGCGGGTGAAGCCCGTCCACTCATCGACTTCAAGCAGCAATTCTGTGATCTTGACGTGCGGCAGGACCATGGCCGTCTGGTCGATCAGCGCCTGCGCGGTGTCCGGCACCGCCGCATCCAGCGGCGTGATTTTCAGGCCCGACTCGGTGATGATGGCGTCCGGCAGGTCGTTGGCCAGCGCCATGCGGTTGACCGTGGCAAGTTGCGCTTCCAGCAGATCCAAGCGTTCGCTCAGGTACTGGTCGCAATCGGTGGCCACGGCCAGCGGCAATTCGCTGGACAGCTTGAGGCTGGCGAACTTCTCGGGCGGCACCAGGTAGTCCTCGAAGTCCTTGAACTGGCGTGAACCCTGCACCCAGATGTCGCCCGAGCGCAGCGAGTTCTTGAGTTCCGACAGCGCGCACAGCTCGTAGTAGCGCCGGTCGATGCCGGTGTCGGTCATCACCAGCTTGTCCCATCGCTTCTTGATGAAGCCGGTCGGCGCGTCGGCAGGCACCTTGCGGGCGTTGTCGGTGTTCATGCCGCGCAGCGCATCGATAGCATCAAGCACGTCTTTGGCGGCGGGCGCGGCCCGCAGCTTGAGCACGGCAAGGAATTCCGGCGCGTAGCGGCGCAAAGTGGCGTAGCTCTCGCCGATGCGGTGTAGGAAATCGAAGTCATCGGGTTGAGCGAGCTTTTGCGCCTCGGTGACGCTCACAGCGAAAGCGTCCCAGGACATGACGGCCTCGATGGCGGCGAATGGGTCGCGGCCTGATTGCTTGGCGTCGATCAGCGCCTGGCCGATGCGCCCGTACAAACGCACCTTGGCATTGATGGCCTTGCCGGACGCCTGGAACTGCTGCTGATGCTTGTTTTTTGCGGCGTTGAACAGCTTGCCCAGGATGCGGTCGTGCAGGTCGATGATTTCGTCGGTGACAGTAGCCATGCCCTCGATGGCCAGCGCCACGAGGGTGGCGTAGCGCCGTTGCGGCTCGAACTTGGCCAGGTCGGCGGGCGTCATCTGGCCGCCCTCGCGGGCAATCTTGAGCAGCCGGTTCTGGTGAACCAGCCGCTCGATGCCGGTAGGCAGGTCGAGCTCCTGCCAGGCTTTGAGGCGTTCGATGTGTTCGAGCATGTGGCGGGAGTTCGGTTTGACGGGCGACTGGCGCAACCAGGCCAGCCAGGTCGTCTTGCCGTTGTCGCGGCGTTTCAGCAGATCGTCGAGGCGGTGGCGATGCGTGTCCGCCAGTGGCTCCGACAGGGCTTCGTAGATGCGCCGATTGGCGCGGGTGATGGACTCGGCACTGGCGCGCTCGATGGCGTTGAGCGCTGGCAGGATGATTGACTCCCGCCGCAGATACTCAATCAAGGCGCAGGCCAACACGATGCCCTTATCGGTTTGCATGGCCAGCTCGGTCAGCATGTGCACGGCCTGCCGGTAGTGGCTCATGGTGAAAGGCTGGAAGCCGAACACCGTTTGCAGTTCCACCAGATGCTCGCGCCGGGTCTGCTCCCGCTGTCCGTAGTCGTCCCAGCTTTCAACCGGCACTTTGAGCTGTGACGCCACGATGCGCAGCAAGGGCGGAAATGGCGGCTCATCAGCGCCCAGGATGACCCCGGGGAAACGCAGGTAGCAAAGCTGAACGGCGAAGCCAAGCCGATTCGCAGGCCCGCGCCGCTGACGGATCACCGACAGGTCGGTTTCGCTGAACGCGTAGTACCGGATCAGATCGTCTTTGGCATCGGGCAATGCCATCAGGCTTTCGCGCTCGGTGGCGGACAGAATGGAACGACGCGGCATGTTCAGGACTCGCGCAGGTACTGGTACAAGGTTTCGCGACTGATGCCGAAGTCTCTGGCGATCAGGGCCTTTTGCTCTCCCGCCGCGACGCGCCGTTTCAGTTCGGCAATCTGTTCATCGTTCAGTGACTTTTTGCGACCCCGGTAGGCACCCCGCTGCCGGGCGAGCGCGATCCCTTCACGCTGCCGCTCGCGGATCAAGGCCCGCTCGAACTCGGCAAACGCGCCCATCACCGACAGCATCAAATTCGCCATCGGTGAGTCTTCGCCGGTGAAGGCCAAGCTTTCCTTGACGAATTCAATGCGCACGCCGCGCTTGGTCAGACCCTGCACGATGCGGCGTAAGTCATCCAGGTTGCGTGCCAACCGATCCATGCTGTGCACCACCACGGTGTCACTTTCGCGCACGAAGGCGAGCAACCTTTCCAGCTCGGGACGCTGGGTGTCCTTGCCGGATGCCTTGTCGGTGAATACCCGCGCCACCTGAACCCCTTCCAATTGCCGCTCCGGGTTCTGGTCGAAGCTGCTGACGCGAACGTAGCCGATGCGTTGACCGTACAAGGTGCCTCCAAAGGGAAATGTGTCAGGGTGAAATCTATTACTCTTGACTGATTGTGTCAATAAATTTAGTATTCGACTCTATTCTGACGCGATTGCAGTCGCTTCCCTGACGTTGCGTTAGGGTATAGCTTAATTTGACACAAGTGAGCGAAGTAGAGACATGCAAAACATCCGGGAAATACTCGAGAAGCACCAAGTCGGCATTTACTTCGGGGCAGTTGTGTTGGCTGCGCTTGTCGCTTTGAGCGTCCCCGGCACCGCAGCGCTTGAGGGTGGCGTCAACCCGTCGCTTGCACTCATGCTGTTCGTGACATTCCTGCAAGTGCCCCTGGCCGACCTTGGCCGGGCCTTTGGTCGCGGCCGGTTCCTTGCCGCACTGCTCATCACGAATTTCGTCGTAACGCCGCTCTTAGTGGCCGTAATGGTGCAATTCCTACCATCGGACCCTATGGTGAGACTTGGCGTGCTGCTGGTGTTGCTGACGCCTTGCATTGACTACGTGGTTACGTTCTCGCACCTCGGTCGTGCCGATGCGCGTCTGCTACTGGCGGCCACCCCTACGCTCCTGGTTGTGCAAATGCTGCTGCTGCCGGTCTATCTCGGCCTGCTTCTCGGGAACGATGCCGCAACCCTCGTGCAGCCCGGCCCGTTCGTTCATGCCTTCGTCTGGTTGATCGCGGTTCCACTCGCCCTTGCCGGGCTTGTGCAGCTATGGGCAGCTCGAAGCCGGGCCGGTGAAAAGGCCTCGGCGGCACTTGGTCTATTGCCAGTACCAGCGACCGCCCTTGTCCTATTCGTGGTCATTGCGGCCGTGGTGCCGCAGCTCGGCGCGGCGACCGAGGCGGCCTTGGGTGTGATTCCCTTTTATATCGCCTTTGCTGTGATCGCTCCCCTGATCGGATGGAGCATCAGCCGACTGTTCCGCCTTGATGCCCCTGCCGGCCGAGCCATCGCTTTCAGCGCAGGCACTCGAAATTCCCTTGTTGTATTGCCGCTTGCTCTAGCTGTGCCTGGGGCCATACCCGTATTGCCAGCCATCGTCGTTACGCAAACTCTTGTCGAGCTACTCAGCGAGCTGGTCTATGTGCGCGCCATCGCCAAACTCGGTGGCCCTGATCCTGTTGTGTCCCAAACTTCCTCGTAGTCGAGCAGAACACGTTATGGCCGCTGCAATCGGCTTAGCGTGCTTTATTTTCCGTTTTCTGAGACGACCCCGTGTCGAGCAAATGCATCTCAGCCCAAACCGCTCAAGTCCGCCGCCTGAGCAGCAAAGCCGCGCATCTCGGCAATCGGCGCAGACAGCCCAACCTGGGCAAACCGCGCAGCCATGCGCTGACCCAGAGGGAGGGCGGGAGGCGCATCCATCACGATGCTGGCGCGCAAGATACTGCGCACCTCTTCCTCCATGCTGCGCCCATGCTGACGCGCACGGCGCTGCAGCGCTTGCTTGACCCCAGGATCGAGGTGACGGACCAGGATTTGCGACATGTCGGCTAACGGGTTGGGGATGAAACAACCAGAATGATAGCGAGATAGCGTTTGTGTGTCGATGGTTGGTTGATGCCGTCGCGCGAGTGAGAAGTTGCGCGACAGGCGGGTTTGACTGACACTCGTTTATAGACGAAAATTAGTCATGTACGCGATCCAACACTACCTCACGCTCAGCGATGGACGCGACGTGTACGTGGATTGGTTGGCAACCTTGCGAAACACGACCGCCAAGATTGCCGTCGTGCGACGCGTGACCCGCATGGAACTGGGTAACTTCGGCGACCATCGGTTTTGTCGTGATGGCGTGTGGGAGTTGCGCATCGACGTGGGGGTCGGGTATCGGGTGTATTACGCCATGGCAGGCCAAGAGATCGTTTTGCTGCTCTGTGGTGGTGATAAACGGACGCAGGATGCGGACATCAGTCGTGCCTGCGCTTATTGGCGGCAGTGGCAACAAGGAGCTTCCCCATGAAAAGCCGAGCACATGACGACGCGATGGCCGAGCTCTATCGGCAAGACCCGGAGTTTGCCCGGCAAGTCATCAACAGCATTCTCGAAGACGAGAACGGTGACCAAGGCGAGCTCCTGATTGTGCTGCGGCAAATGGCCAAAGCCTTCGGCGGCGTGCAAGCGATCGCCGAACAAGCGCATCTCAATCCAACCCAGCTTTACCGCACCTTGTCGCCCGAGGGGAATCCGGCCTTGAGCAGTTTTTCGGCGATCCTCAAAGCCATGGGTCTGCATCTCTGCGTGCAGCCCAGGCGTGTGCCAGCCGCCCACGTTTGAAGCGCTCGAGCGCATGCCAAGCGACTGGGTTGCCCAGCGTGCCAGGTCAGTGGGCAAAAATCCTCCAGCCAAGCAGGCCCACCAGGCTCAAGCCGGCCAAACCAGCCGCAGCGTGCCACCCGGTGCCTTCGCCTTCGCCCGCGCCGGTGAGTGCGTAGAGCAGCAGACTCCCCGCGGCCACGCCCAGGCCGATGCCGCTGCCGGATTGCGTCAAAAACATCGACCAGGCCAGCTTTCCCGCTTCGGCCGTGTAGAGGATCTGCGCGCCCGCCACCCAACCCAGGCCGAAGGCCACGGCGAGCACCAGCATGGCCGCCACCAGCGAGAACATCGAGCGCCCGAACTGAATACGCCGCACGGCCCCCGCCGCGGCACGCCCGACGGCCTGCTCAACGGTCGGCACCAAGGCCGCCACCGCCTTGTTCACCTCCGCCTGCGCCTGCGCCGCCGCTTGCCTGGCCGATTGTTCAGCCGCCTGCTTGTTCGACGCAGCGACGTCTGCTGGCAGTTTCGAGAACGCCCCGTGGTAGCTATCGAGCATCACCAGGATCGGAAACATCGCGTCATTCGCTGGAATGCCCAGCGCGTGCGCAATCGCCTGCACCCGTTGCAGCGTCTGCGGCGTGGGCTCCGCACCCGTGATGAGCTGGATCGATGCGCGCAGGTCACTCACACCACTCCCCCCAGCGCGTCACGCGCCGCGATGCGAAAGCGGTTGAGCGCCGAGCGCTCGGCAATCGACATCGCCGCCCGAGCCTCATCCCAAAGCGCCGCGCGGCAATCCACCAATTTGTCGGCCACCAGGTCATTCAATTCCGGGAACACCATCGTTCCCGACAGGCGTGTCTTGAGCTTGCTGTCGTTGTAGCGCACGAACTTCGACGCCTCCCCGAAGTACGTATTCAACACCGCATAGACCCCGCTGTAGGGCTGTTCGCTGTCCATCCAGTTGCGCAGCAACTCCAGACCATCCCGCTGCCGGTTCAGCACCCAGAGCATCACCAGCTCCCGCTGTTGCTCCGCGCACACATCACAAAGAATGCCGCCGAACTTCACCAGCGCATCCGTTGCCCGCGCCGCCGTGTTGACCACGATACAACCACTCTTGTTCGTTTCGACCAGGCCACCCAACTTGATGAATCCCGCCTCACTGTCCAGGTTACAGATCTCACTTGGGACGGATGCATGGACCGCCTTGTAAACATCCGGGTTGCTATCGTCCGTCTCCACGTAGACACACGAATGGCCTGCCTGTTTGAGCGTATCCAGGAGCGCCATGGCGACCGACGACTTCCCCACGCCACCCTTGCCACCACCCACCATCAAGACCTTGTTCATGCTCACAAATCCTTGGTGTCCGGTTTCACGACAAAAGACCCTGGTTGTGCAATCGGAGGCTGCGACTTCTTCTTCACCTCTGCCGCCCCAACTTGCTGTTCCATGACCGCCCCTGTCGCTGCTTTGCGTGCGACTTTTTTCTTCGGTTTGTTCCCCGCATGTTGATCCATCGCATGCGTGAGTTGTGTAATCGATTTCGGCAAAATACTGAACACATCCTGCTTCAAAGCCTCAGCAATCTGCTTAGCCGTATAACCCTTCTCCAAGAGCGCCTTGATCTCCGCCTCGACCACCCGCAGCACATCCAGTTTCGAGCCCGCACCGACAACCTGCCCAGGCTTCTGCGACTGCTCCAGCTTCGCCAATGCATTCTTAGCCTTGCTTGCGTATTCATCGATGTCAAACCGTTCCATATCGTCCCCTCAGTT
This genomic interval carries:
- a CDS encoding Tn3 family transposase yields the protein MPRRSILSATERESLMALPDAKDDLIRYYAFSETDLSVIRQRRGPANRLGFAVQLCYLRFPGVILGADEPPFPPLLRIVASQLKVPVESWDDYGQREQTRREHLVELQTVFGFQPFTMSHYRQAVHMLTELAMQTDKGIVLACALIEYLRRESIILPALNAIERASAESITRANRRIYEALSEPLADTHRHRLDDLLKRRDNGKTTWLAWLRQSPVKPNSRHMLEHIERLKAWQELDLPTGIERLVHQNRLLKIAREGGQMTPADLAKFEPQRRYATLVALAIEGMATVTDEIIDLHDRILGKLFNAAKNKHQQQFQASGKAINAKVRLYGRIGQALIDAKQSGRDPFAAIEAVMSWDAFAVSVTEAQKLAQPDDFDFLHRIGESYATLRRYAPEFLAVLKLRAAPAAKDVLDAIDALRGMNTDNARKVPADAPTGFIKKRWDKLVMTDTGIDRRYYELCALSELKNSLRSGDIWVQGSRQFKDFEDYLVPPEKFASLKLSSELPLAVATDCDQYLSERLDLLEAQLATVNRMALANDLPDAIITESGLKITPLDAAVPDTAQALIDQTAMVLPHVKITELLLEVDEWTGFTRHFTHLKSGDLAKDKNLLLTTILADAINLGLTKMAESCPGTTYAKLAWLQAWHTRDETYSTALAELVNAQFRHPFAEHWGDGTTSSSDGQNFKTSSKAESTGHINPKYGSSPGRTFYTHISDQYAPFHTKVVNVGVRDSTYVLDGLLYHESDLRIEEHYTDTAGFTDHVFALMHLLGFRFAPRIRDLGDTKLYIPKGDATYDALKPMIGGTLNIKHVRAHWDEILRLATSIKQGTVTASLMLRKLGSYPRQNGLAVALRELGRIERTLFILDWLQSVELRRRVHAGLNKGEARNALARAVFFNRLGEIRDRSFEQQRYRASGLNLVTAAVVLWNTVYLERAAHALRGNGHAVDEALLQYLSPLGWEHINLTGDYLWRSSAKVGTSKFRPLRPLQPA
- a CDS encoding recombinase family protein, giving the protein MYGQRIGYVRVSSFDQNPERQLEGVQVARVFTDKASGKDTQRPELERLLAFVRESDTVVVHSMDRLARNLDDLRRIVQGLTKRGVRIEFVKESLAFTGEDSPMANLMLSVMGAFAEFERALIRERQREGIALARQRGAYRGRKKSLNDEQIAELKRRVAAGEQKALIARDFGISRETLYQYLRES
- a CDS encoding arsenic resistance protein encodes the protein MQNIREILEKHQVGIYFGAVVLAALVALSVPGTAALEGGVNPSLALMLFVTFLQVPLADLGRAFGRGRFLAALLITNFVVTPLLVAVMVQFLPSDPMVRLGVLLVLLTPCIDYVVTFSHLGRADARLLLAATPTLLVVQMLLLPVYLGLLLGNDAATLVQPGPFVHAFVWLIAVPLALAGLVQLWAARSRAGEKASAALGLLPVPATALVLFVVIAAVVPQLGAATEAALGVIPFYIAFAVIAPLIGWSISRLFRLDAPAGRAIAFSAGTRNSLVVLPLALAVPGAIPVLPAIVVTQTLVELLSELVYVRAIAKLGGPDPVVSQTSS
- a CDS encoding toxin-antitoxin system, with the translated sequence MSQILVRHLDPGVKQALQRRARQHGRSMEEEVRSILRASIVMDAPPALPLGQRMAARFAQVGLSAPIAEMRGFAAQAADLSGLG
- a CDS encoding type II toxin-antitoxin system RelE/ParE family toxin — protein: MYAIQHYLTLSDGRDVYVDWLATLRNTTAKIAVVRRVTRMELGNFGDHRFCRDGVWELRIDVGVGYRVYYAMAGQEIVLLLCGGDKRTQDADISRACAYWRQWQQGASP
- a CDS encoding DNA-binding protein produces the protein MKSRAHDDAMAELYRQDPEFARQVINSILEDENGDQGELLIVLRQMAKAFGGVQAIAEQAHLNPTQLYRTLSPEGNPALSSFSAILKAMGLHLCVQPRRVPAAHV
- a CDS encoding protein mobD; the encoded protein is MNKVLMVGGGKGGVGKSSVAMALLDTLKQAGHSCVYVETDDSNPDVYKAVHASVPSEICNLDSEAGFIKLGGLVETNKSGCIVVNTAARATDALVKFGGILCDVCAEQQRELVMLWVLNRQRDGLELLRNWMDSEQPYSGVYAVLNTYFGEASKFVRYNDSKLKTRLSGTMVFPELNDLVADKLVDCRAALWDEARAAMSIAERSALNRFRIAARDALGGVV